In Triticum urartu cultivar G1812 chromosome 6, Tu2.1, whole genome shotgun sequence, the following proteins share a genomic window:
- the LOC125512909 gene encoding uncharacterized protein LOC125512909 — protein MEEAVVVRHGGGAAGKLVEHRGMRNGYMRHGVSVGVSQGMTQESAHLLSNTKGTNASRKPSAQRTNPSLPRAPFESAPFSISSLLCSSTLRSHGLSRRRLLPWTSSPTLVVQQRPLQ, from the exons ATGGAGGAGGCCGTCGTGGTTCGTCATGGAGGCGGCGCCGCCGGCAAGCTGGTTGAG CACAGAGGAATGAGGAATGGATACATGAGGCATGGCGTAAGCGTAGGGGTCAGCCAGGGCATGACGCAAGAGTctgcccatctcctctcaaa CACGAAAGGCACTAATGCGTCCCGAAAACCTAGCGCACAAAGGACCAATCCTTCCCTTCCTCGAGCCCCATTCGAGTCCGCGCCGTTCAGCATCTCCAGCCTCCTCTGCTCCTCGACCCTCCGGTCCCACGGCCtctcgcgccgccgccttcttcccTGGACGTCTTCCCCGACGCTCGTGGTGCAGCAGCGGCCATTGCAGTAG